The following are encoded together in the Paludisphaera mucosa genome:
- a CDS encoding cytochrome B6, giving the protein MRPLRGRSFSLRPARTAAPAAWIVLAALSLSNAGAGARAQAPPAASSYDQLAPVLLGKETFQDVVARDKAEKAAVAARHKALLESRYDLAPRPDPALRMSRGKPVQVGPTARLAEGTTWESLAATSPEDVRSRGIFPKGYLPLPHPKHEVGGMVFPQNQLKAFPRLERFDLDFDLPDHFLPEFPPALYLTSRSDLGDVSQGKVITVDNFQQIFAGILNSKDLEGMRLLVTQFPQQQFNATADRKTENPLGMQGVACFDCHVNGHTSAATHLAGDIRPQSHRRRIDTTSLRGLNVQRLFGSQRALKTVEDFTEFEQRGAYFDGDQVSAAAKGVNPLERGSQVHFMAEMQELIDFPPAPGLDVFGRIDARKFGPDTPEARGQALFTGKAQCAACHPAPYYTDGSMHDLKVERFYQTQTINGLVATRQGPIKTFTLRGIKESPPYLHDGRLLTLEDAVEFFNLILELHLTPGEKTDLVAFMRQL; this is encoded by the coding sequence ATGAGACCTCTCCGCGGACGTTCGTTCTCCCTTCGGCCGGCCCGCACGGCCGCTCCCGCCGCCTGGATCGTCCTGGCGGCCCTGTCGCTCTCGAACGCCGGCGCGGGCGCGAGGGCCCAGGCCCCGCCCGCCGCGTCCAGCTACGACCAGCTCGCCCCGGTCCTGCTGGGCAAGGAGACGTTCCAGGACGTCGTGGCCCGGGACAAGGCCGAGAAGGCCGCCGTCGCGGCCCGCCACAAAGCGCTGCTCGAATCGCGGTACGACCTCGCCCCCCGGCCCGACCCCGCGCTGCGGATGTCGCGCGGCAAGCCCGTGCAGGTCGGGCCGACGGCCCGGCTCGCCGAGGGGACGACCTGGGAATCGCTGGCCGCGACCTCGCCGGAGGACGTCCGCTCCAGGGGGATCTTCCCCAAGGGCTACCTCCCCCTGCCCCACCCCAAGCACGAGGTCGGCGGCATGGTCTTCCCGCAGAACCAGCTCAAGGCCTTCCCCAGGCTGGAGCGGTTCGACCTCGACTTCGACCTGCCCGACCACTTCCTGCCCGAGTTCCCGCCGGCCCTCTACCTGACCAGCCGCTCGGACCTCGGCGACGTCTCGCAGGGCAAGGTGATCACGGTCGACAACTTCCAGCAGATCTTCGCGGGGATCCTCAATTCCAAGGACCTGGAGGGGATGCGGCTGCTCGTCACCCAGTTCCCGCAGCAGCAGTTCAACGCCACGGCCGACCGCAAGACCGAGAACCCGCTCGGGATGCAGGGGGTCGCCTGCTTCGACTGCCACGTCAACGGCCACACGTCGGCGGCGACCCACCTGGCGGGCGACATCCGGCCCCAGTCGCATCGCCGCCGGATCGACACGACCAGCCTGCGCGGCCTCAACGTCCAGCGTCTCTTCGGCTCGCAACGGGCGCTCAAGACGGTCGAGGACTTCACCGAGTTCGAGCAGCGCGGCGCGTATTTCGACGGCGACCAGGTGTCGGCCGCGGCCAAGGGGGTGAACCCCCTGGAGCGGGGCAGCCAGGTCCACTTCATGGCGGAAATGCAGGAGCTGATCGATTTCCCCCCCGCCCCGGGCCTTGACGTCTTCGGTAGAATCGACGCCCGGAAGTTCGGCCCCGACACCCCGGAGGCGCGCGGCCAGGCGTTGTTCACGGGCAAAGCCCAGTGCGCCGCCTGCCACCCGGCGCCCTACTACACCGACGGCTCGATGCACGACCTGAAGGTCGAGCGTTTCTACCAGACCCAGACCATCAACGGGCTGGTCGCGACCCGCCAGGGACCGATCAAGACGTTCACCCTGCGAGGGATCAAGGAATCGCCCCCGTACCTCCACGACGGGCGCCTGCTCACGCTGGAAGACGCCGTGGAGTTCTTCAACCTGATCCTGGAACTGCACCTGACCCCCGGCGAGAAGACCGACCTGGTCGCCTTCATGAGGCAGCTCTGA
- a CDS encoding vWA domain-containing protein, which translates to MPDPVALNQRQMLYWRLLAATSGLEEAGAAFEATAVELADRLDLPRAILDPGIGVDVLIHRHPKVKPDFDAVQACIQELPEGTEPPPADADADLRRTFAYSKLLLNVFGPNTRSPNCTAAQYNQWCQDVAALERCMGMGPGSLRPGGGGAGAPVAGGSGAGVSGNAPRVDDHQLREELVAMESDLVKRMDLREVLKDDRLAAQLSPTLPLVEQLLRDKSNLTGPALANARRLIKKYVDDLAAVLKRQVFSAKSGEIDASVPPKRVYRNLDLKRTVWKNLPNYNPEDGRLYVDRLFYRRTAQKSLNKYLIVVVDQSGSMVDAMVQCAILASIFATLPRVVVSLVAFDTNVIDLSAWAADPFESLMRTDLGGGNDGPKAMLHARGLIFDPRRTTMVWISDFYEFQNDRPLFEMIKAVKQSGVHFIPVGSVSGKGYFSVNEWFRKQLKGIGLPVLTGNIKKLIVELKKQLR; encoded by the coding sequence ATGCCCGACCCGGTCGCGCTCAACCAGCGGCAGATGCTCTACTGGCGGCTCCTCGCGGCGACCAGCGGCCTGGAGGAGGCCGGCGCGGCGTTCGAGGCGACGGCCGTCGAGCTGGCCGACCGGCTCGACCTCCCCCGGGCGATCCTCGACCCCGGGATCGGCGTGGACGTCCTGATCCACCGCCACCCCAAAGTGAAGCCCGATTTCGACGCCGTCCAGGCCTGCATCCAGGAGCTTCCGGAGGGGACGGAGCCGCCGCCGGCCGACGCCGACGCGGACCTCCGCCGCACGTTCGCCTATTCCAAGCTGCTGCTGAACGTCTTCGGCCCGAACACCCGCTCGCCGAACTGCACCGCGGCCCAGTACAACCAGTGGTGCCAGGACGTCGCCGCCCTGGAGCGCTGCATGGGGATGGGCCCGGGGAGCCTGCGCCCGGGCGGCGGCGGGGCGGGGGCTCCCGTGGCCGGCGGCTCCGGCGCGGGCGTCAGCGGCAACGCCCCGCGGGTCGACGACCACCAGCTTCGCGAGGAGCTGGTCGCGATGGAGAGCGACCTCGTCAAGCGCATGGACCTGCGCGAGGTCCTCAAGGACGACCGCCTCGCCGCGCAGCTCAGCCCGACGCTGCCGCTCGTGGAGCAGCTTTTGCGCGACAAGTCGAACCTCACCGGGCCCGCCCTGGCCAACGCCCGGCGGCTCATCAAGAAGTACGTCGACGACCTGGCGGCGGTCCTCAAGCGCCAGGTCTTCAGCGCCAAATCCGGCGAGATCGACGCCTCCGTCCCCCCCAAGCGGGTCTACCGCAACCTGGACCTCAAGCGGACCGTCTGGAAGAACCTGCCGAACTACAACCCGGAAGACGGCCGGCTCTACGTCGACCGGCTCTTCTACCGCCGCACCGCGCAGAAGTCGCTGAACAAGTACCTGATCGTCGTAGTCGACCAGTCGGGCTCGATGGTCGACGCGATGGTCCAGTGCGCGATCCTGGCGTCGATCTTCGCGACCCTGCCGCGGGTGGTCGTCTCGCTCGTGGCGTTCGACACCAACGTCATCGACCTGTCCGCCTGGGCCGCCGACCCGTTCGAGTCGCTGATGCGGACCGACCTGGGGGGGGGCAACGACGGGCCCAAGGCCATGCTCCACGCCCGCGGCCTGATCTTCGACCCCCGGCGCACCACTATGGTCTGGATCTCCGACTTCTACGAGTTCCAGAACGACCGGCCGCTGTTCGAGATGATCAAGGCCGTCAAGCAGTCGGGCGTCCATTTCATCCCGGTCGGCTCGGTGAGCGGCAAGGGGTATTTCAGCGTCAACGAGTGGTTCCGCAAGCAGCTCAAGGGCATCGGCCTGCCGGTGCTCACCGGCAACATCAAGAAGCTCATCGTCGAGCTCAAGAAGCAGCTCAGGTAA
- a CDS encoding ATP-binding protein gives MLREPAEAKYAEELAWLRSVDGDARPASWRLSPRLVRVFVLGSSPSDRLEREIRPKFFGDPGTVERAIVTLASDRGLLLIGDPGTGKSWLAELLAAAVCGDSTRVVQGTAGTTEDHVKYSWNVAMVIAAGQSRESLIPSPIMTAMQGGLMGRFEELTRCSSDVQDALISILSEKYVSIPELKGDDVVFARPGFNIIATANARDRGVNELSSALKRRFNFVQIPVVTDKKTEREIVLFRTKELLARNRFEVETPPALLDILLQTFADLREAAASATSEDDRLESALSTAEQIGVLEDAILHGRFFGDGSLAPGVLARSLVGTLVRRIPEDVSILNKFWHAGVAKRAKKEGGPWDPFEAAGKDALEGMR, from the coding sequence ATCCTCCGCGAGCCCGCGGAGGCGAAGTACGCGGAGGAGCTGGCATGGCTCCGCTCCGTCGACGGCGACGCGCGGCCGGCGTCGTGGCGGCTCTCGCCGCGGCTGGTCCGGGTGTTCGTGCTCGGCTCGTCGCCGTCGGACCGGCTGGAGCGCGAGATCCGGCCCAAGTTCTTCGGCGACCCCGGCACGGTCGAGCGCGCGATCGTCACGCTGGCGAGCGACCGGGGCCTGCTCCTGATCGGCGACCCGGGGACGGGCAAGAGCTGGCTCGCCGAGCTGCTCGCCGCGGCCGTCTGCGGCGACAGCACGCGCGTGGTCCAGGGGACCGCCGGCACCACCGAGGACCACGTCAAGTATTCGTGGAACGTGGCGATGGTCATCGCCGCCGGCCAGTCGCGCGAGAGCCTGATCCCCTCGCCGATCATGACGGCCATGCAGGGGGGCCTGATGGGCCGGTTCGAAGAGCTGACCCGGTGCAGCAGCGACGTGCAGGACGCCCTGATCTCGATCCTGTCGGAGAAGTACGTCTCGATCCCCGAGCTGAAGGGAGACGACGTCGTCTTCGCCCGGCCGGGGTTCAACATCATCGCCACGGCCAACGCCCGCGACCGGGGCGTCAACGAGTTGTCGTCGGCCCTCAAGCGGCGGTTCAACTTCGTGCAGATCCCCGTCGTCACCGACAAGAAGACCGAGCGCGAGATCGTGCTCTTCCGGACCAAGGAACTGCTGGCCCGGAACCGGTTCGAGGTCGAGACGCCGCCTGCGCTGTTGGACATCCTGCTCCAGACCTTCGCCGACCTCCGCGAGGCCGCGGCGTCCGCGACGTCCGAGGACGACCGGCTGGAGAGCGCGCTCTCGACGGCCGAGCAGATCGGCGTGCTGGAGGACGCGATCCTCCACGGCCGCTTCTTCGGCGACGGCTCGCTCGCGCCCGGCGTGCTGGCCCGTTCGCTGGTCGGCACGCTGGTGCGGCGCATCCCGGAAGACGTCTCGATCCTCAACAAGTTCTGGCACGCCGGGGTCGCCAAGCGGGCGAAGAAGGAAGGCGGCCCATGGGACCCGTTCGAGGCCGCGGGCAAGGACGCGCTGGAAGGGATGAGGTGA